A window from Fervidicoccaceae archaeon encodes these proteins:
- a CDS encoding KEOPS complex subunit Pcc1, with amino-acid sequence MKVNKYVLNLTIHSSNSKLIHSLFLSLKPEEASQADEKRGKVIISQSGENALELTIESTTDSGFRALINSYLYLLKVSLDSTAISE; translated from the coding sequence TTGAAAGTAAATAAATACGTACTTAATCTAACAATTCATTCAAGCAATTCGAAGCTCATACACAGCCTCTTTTTGTCCTTGAAGCCAGAAGAGGCATCACAGGCCGATGAAAAGAGGGGAAAGGTTATAATCAGCCAGAGCGGAGAAAATGCATTGGAGCTAACAATAGAAAGCACAACAGATAGCGGATTCAGAGCCTTGATTAATTCATATCTGTACCTTCTCAAGGTCTCTCTGGACTCCACGGCTATATCTGAATGA
- a CDS encoding 50S ribosomal protein L37ae, whose protein sequence is MGRTKLVGIAGKFGPRYGSTLRKQYKEIMEKRYAEHTCPFCGITGKVVRISVGIWKCKKCGSVWAGGSYVPRSGLNKLFPKTVQRVS, encoded by the coding sequence ATGGGCAGAACTAAATTGGTTGGCATTGCGGGAAAATTTGGTCCTAGATACGGTTCAACTCTAAGGAAGCAGTACAAAGAAATTATGGAAAAGAGATATGCTGAACACACATGCCCCTTCTGCGGGATTACTGGTAAGGTTGTGAGGATAAGTGTTGGAATATGGAAGTGCAAGAAGTGCGGTTCGGTATGGGCCGGGGGGTCATACGTTCCAAGAAGCGGTCTGAACAAGCTCTTCCCAAAAACAGTGCAGAGAGTAAGCTAG